The window AAGCAAATTGTTTGGCTGAGGGTTATTCGGGTTGCCGAACCGATATCATTTTGCTTCTCTGTGAAATGATTAACAAGGGAGTCACACCGGTCCTTCCGTCGCAAGGTTCCGTCGGCGCCTGCGGTGATTTGGCGCCTTTGGCTCACATCGCGAAAGTGCTGATTGGAGACGGAGAGGTTTGGTATCAGGGGGAAAAAAGAAAATCGTCGGAGATATTTAAAAAGGCGGGGCTTGTCTCCGTCACGTTGGAACCGAAAGAAGGACTCTCTTTGGTGAATGGAACCCATTTTAGTTTGGCCATCGCCTGTGATGTTTTAGTGCAAGCGGAGAAACTTCTAAAAATTGCCGACATCACGGGGGCTTTTTCCGTAGAGGGGGACTTGGCTTCTTTTCATCCCTTTGATGAAGCACTACTCCGCGCGAAACCGCATTTAGGGGCGATCAAAACGGGCAACAATCTGAGAAAAATGCTGGCGGGAAGTGAAATAAATCTCACACACAAAAATTGTAATCGTGTGCAGGACCCTTATTCACTCCGTTGCATGCCGCAAGTACATGGCGCCGCGAAAGACGCGTTTTCTTTTGTCAAAAATATTTTGGAAACAGAACTGAACAGTTCTACCGATAATCCTCTTGTATTCACGGACACAAAGAAAATTATAAGCGGCGGCAACTTTCACGGGGAATCCATTGCCATGGCGATGGATTTTTTAAGTATTGCGCTGGCGGAATTGGGATCGATTTCAGAAAGGCGCGTGGCGCTTCTTACCGACCCGATCCAAAATGAAATCCCAACCCAGTTTTTAATTCCAGAACCCGGAATCCATTCGGGTTTCATGATCCCGCAAGTGGTAATGAGCGCGCTTGTTTCGGAAAACAAAACATTGGCTCATCCCGCCAGTGTCGACAGCATACCAACTTCCGCGGGTCAGGAGGATCATATCAGCATGAGCTCGTGGGCCGCGAGAAAAGCAAAACAGATTGCGAATAATGTCGAAAGAATTTTAGGCATTGAACTGCTTG of the Deltaproteobacteria bacterium genome contains:
- a CDS encoding aromatic amino acid lyase translates to ANCLAEGYSGCRTDIILLLCEMINKGVTPVLPSQGSVGACGDLAPLAHIAKVLIGDGEVWYQGEKRKSSEIFKKAGLVSVTLEPKEGLSLVNGTHFSLAIACDVLVQAEKLLKIADITGAFSVEGDLASFHPFDEALLRAKPHLGAIKTGNNLRKMLAGSEINLTHKNCNRVQDPYSLRCMPQVHGAAKDAFSFVKNILETELNSSTDNPLVFTDTKKIISGGNFHGESIAMAMDFLSIALAELGSISERRVALLTDPIQNEIPTQFLIPEPGIHSGFMIPQVVMSALVSENKTLAHPASVDSIPTSAGQEDHISMSSWAARKAKQIANNVERILGIELLAGAQAIDSVSKGKKCGKGVSTLHHYIRKSLPVLKEDKHLSSQLQIAYNFVETGVIIDIVEKEIGSLDI